In Streptomyces paludis, the genomic stretch CTGCCCAAGCCCTTCGCCTTCAGTGAGCTGACCGCCCGGGTCCGGGCGCTCGGCCGCCGTACGACGGTGCCGCTGCCGCCCGTCCTGGAGCGCTCGGGGATCAAGCTCGACCCCAACCGGCGCGAGGTGTTCCGGGACGGCAAGGAGATCCAGCTCGCGCCCAAGGAGTTCGCCGTCCTGGAGGTCCTGATGCGCAGCGAGGGCGCCGTCGTCTCGGCCGAACAGCTGCTGGAGAAGGCGTGGGACGAGAACACCGACCCGTTCACCAACGTGGTCCGGGTGACGGTCATGACGCTGCGCCGCAAGCTCGGTGAGCCGCCGGTCATCGTGACCGTACCCGGCTCCGGCTACCGGATCTGATGCCCGTGGCCACCATCCCGCCGCCCCCCGCCGCACCCCCGAAGCCCACCTGGGACCCCCGGCGCCCCGAGCAGAGCATGCCCTGGGTGCGGCCGACCATCCGGATACGGCTGACGCTGCTGTACGGCGGGATGTTCCTGATCGCAGGCATCCTGCTGCTCTCGATCATCTATCTGCTGGCCGCGCAGGCCCTGCACGTGGGCAGCGAGCTGCCGTTCAAGATCGTCAGCGGCAAGGTGAGCAGCGATGTCTGCAACTTCCCCGACTCGGCGCAGCCCGCGGACTTCAACATCGCGATGAACGCGTGCGTGAACCACCAGCGCCAGCAGGCGCTGGACGATCTGCTCAGCCGCTCGCTGCTGGCGCTCGTGGGGCTGAGCGTCATCGCGTTCGCCTTCGGCTACGCCATGGCGGGCCGGGTGCTCTCGCCGCTCGGCCGGATCACCCGTACGGCCCGCCGGGTGGTCGGCACCGACCTGGCGCGCCGGATCGAGCTGGACGGCCCGGACGACGAGCTGAAGGAGCTGGCGGACACCTTCGACGAGATGCTGGAGCGGCTGGAGCGGGCCTTCACCGCGCAGCAGCGGTTCGTGGCGAACGCCTCGCACGAGCTGCGCACCCCGCTGGCGATCAACCGCACCCTGCTGGAGGTCCATCTCTCCGACCCGGGGGCCCCGATGGAGCTTCAGCAGCTCGGCAAGACCCTGCTGGCCACCAACGAGCGCAGCGAGCAGCTGGTGGAAGGGCTGCTGCTGCTCGCCCGCAGCGACAACCAGCTCGTGGAGCGCAAACCGGTCGACCTCGCCGAGGTGGCCACGCGCGCGGTGGACCAGGCCCTCTCCGAGGCGGAGGCCAAGGGGGTGGAGATCCGCGGGGAGCGGGTGCCGGCGGTGGTCCAGGGCAACGGTGTCCTGCTGGAGCGGATCGCCCTGAACCTGGTCCAGAACGCCGTCCGGTACAACATCCCCGAAGGGGGATGGGTGGAGGTCGTCACCGAGTCCCCGCCGGGCCAGGCGGTCCTGGTGGTGTCGAACACGGGTCCCGTCGTTCCCGCGTACGAGATCGACAACCTCTTCGAGCCGTTCCGGCGGCTGCGTACGGAGCGGACGGGCAGCGACAAGGGGGTGGGCCTCGGCCTTTCGATCGCCCGCTCCGTGGCGCGCGCCCACGGTGGCCGGATCTTCGCGGAACCCAGGGAAGGCGGCGGGCTCATGATGCGGGTCACTCTCCCGGTCTGAGAGACTGCGTGGAGTGATGAAGGGCGCCGGATTACTTTGTTCGCTTTGCGCGGAATTGCAGGGACCGGTTCCCGGTGGAAACGTGTGTGATCGATCACAGAGGCGAATTCCCGCCTATCGACTCTGTGTTATCAAGCCTTCAACGGAAAGCCGGTAAAGTCCGGGTTTCCAGGGCGCGGGATCACGGGAAGTACACGGGGTGGCGGCCGTGAAGCGCGACCTGAGGACCGTGTACGGTCCCCTTCGCCACCCGCAAGCCGATCACTCCTCGTGAGACCGGTTGGGTGTCGATTGAGTAACAGACCTTGATGTGAGGCAAAATCTCCGCCTCAGGTCGGGCACAAGTCCGGCCTCTCACGCGTTACCTGCGCTGAGACACCACAGACACCCAGAGGGGGAGAGCGACATGGCAACGGATTACGACACCCCACGCAAGACCGACGACGACGTCGATTCGGACAGCCTTGAGGAACTGAAGGCCCGCCGGAACGACAAGTCGACTTCAGCGGTCGACGTCGACGAGTTCGAGCAGGCCGAGGGCCTGGAACTGCCCGGCGCGGATCTCTCCAACGAGGAGCTGTCCGTCCGGGTCCTGCCGCGGCAGGCCGACGAGTTCACCTGCATGAGCTGCTTCCTCGTGCACCACCGCTCCCAGCTGGCCAGGGAGAAGAACGGGCAGCCCATCTGCCGAGACTGCGACTGAGGTCGGGCCGGCCGTGGCAGGCGATACACCGTCCCGGAAACGGCGCTTCCGGCGCAAGACGTCACCGGAGGCGTATCAGGGCGGCACGGGTCCGGCGGAAGGCGTCCAGCCGCCCGCCGACGGCTCCGCCGCCCTGCTGCCCCAGCACGGCTCGGACGCGGACGAGGACGAGCGGGGCCTTCCGGCCTCGCTCGAAGCCGGCCAGGACGACCACGACGGCCCCGTGACCGGGGGCCGGCGCCTGGACAGCGTCCGACGGGGCGTGCGCAAGGGCGGTGAGGGCGCCAAGGCGGCCCTCGGCCTGATCGCCGACCGGATCATCGACCTCGCGCCGCGGATCCCGGTCCGCGATCTGGCCACCCTGCGCGCGCAGTTTCCGGGACTCGGCCCCGAGGAGCTGGCCGACAAGCTGGTCGCGGGCGCCGCGAACAGCAGCTCCACCGTCGGCGCGGGCATCGGCGCGGCCGCGATGATGCCCGTACCGCCCGCGATGCCCGCCGAGCTGGCGGCCGAGATCACCGCCGTCGCCGCCGTCGAGCTGAAGCTCATCGCCGAGCTGCACGAGGTCTACGGACTGCGGCCCCCCGGCACGCTCCGGGAGCGCAGCGTCGGCTATCTGATGTCCTGGACGCACGAGCGCGGCGTCGACATCACCAAACCCTCGACCTTCAACGGCGCGCTCAGCGGCCCCATGAAGCGCGAGCTGCGCCACCAGATCACCAAGCGCATGGTCCGCACCCTGCCGAACCTGGTCCCGTTCATGATCGGCGCGGCCGTCGGCGCGATGATGAACCGGCGGGACACCAAGAAGGTCGCCGAGCACGTCCGCAAGGACCTGCGCAAGCGCCAGGTCCCCTGGGACGCCCTGCCGGCCCTGCCGCCGCTGGAGCGGACCGGGGAGCTGCCTCCCGGACTGCCCAGGGAACTGGGCGGCGGCTGACCGGCGCCCCCTCCCCGCGTCAGGCGCCCGTGCCGGTACCGGAGCCCGTGCCGGACGAGCTGATCCGTACGGCGTTCAGCGCCGCCAGCAGCGCCCGCGGGTCACGCGTCGAGAGATAGAGATACGGAGTCGGGTCCTCCGGGTCCGTGACCACCACCCGCAGCGCCGTCGGCACATAGCTGCGCAGCAGCATGAAGGCGCGCGGATCGGCCTTGTGCAGCCGCCAGGCGATCGCCTCCTCGCCCTCCAGCACCTCGGCCTCCCCGAGCGCCGCCACCGGGATCCGGGCGTCGCCCGCGACCAGGGAGTCCGCCACCACCCGGATTCGCGCCGAACCGTACGAGCTGACCCCGGCGGCGGCCAGGGCGCCCGCCCCGATCAGCCCGCCGAGCAGCGGCAGCGGCCCCAGCGGCAGCAGCATCAGCCCCCCCGAGAGGGAGATCAGGGCGGCGATGCCCCACCAGGTGCGGGGCGCGGTCAGACGTTCGTCGTAGCGTGCGACGGAAGGCTCCATGGCGCCAAGCTTGGCATGGTGCGGTGGGCGGGCGACCGCGCGGGTAAGGTCTGCGCCTGTGAGTAAGAGGCCGCGCGAATAGGTGGGGTGGATGAAGGAGCGGGTGTGGGTGCGTGCAGGTGCAAGGCGGAGGATTGAGTCAACGCGGAGCGTTGGTGAGTGACGACAACGCAGCAGATGTGCGTGCCCACGCCCGCGACGCCGCCCCACCTATTCGCGCGGCCTCTCACGTGCCGTCCCCGGAGAGCGCCGCGGGGCCCGACCCCGAGCCTTCCGCCGCCGGGCCCCTGACACCGCCGCCCGGCGCCGTACCTCCCGTACGCCATCCCGAGGCGCCCGCGCCCGGTGAGCCGCTCGGCACGCACTACGAACACTGTTTCGGCTGCGGCGGGGCGCAGCCGCACGGGCTCCAGCTGTCGGCCCGCGCCGGCGCGGGGGTGACCATCACCGCCGAGTTCACCGTCCGGGAGGCCCACCAGGGCGCCCCCGGGCTGGCACACGGCGGGGTGCTGGCCACCGCGCTCGACGAGACGCTCGGCTCGCTGCACTGGCTGCTGCGGGTGATCGCCGTGACCGGACGGCTCCAGACCGAGTTCCTCCGGCCCGTCCCCGTCGGCACGCTGCTGTATCTGGAGGCCGAGGTCACCGCCGTGCACCGGCGCAAGATCTACTGCTCCGCCACCGGCCGGCTCGGCGGTCCCGACGGGCCCGTCGCCGTCCGCGCCGACGCCCTTTTCATCGAGGTCAAGGTCGATCACTTCATCGACAACGGCCGTCCCGAGGAGATCCGGGCGGCGATGGCCGACCCGGACCAGGTCAAGCGCGCCCGCGCGTTCGAGGTGAACCCATGACCGACGCCCCCCGCCGGAGCCCGCTCGACGTGCTGATCCGCCGGATCGACCCCGAGGCGCCCCTCCCGTCGTACGGGCATCCCGGCGACGCCGGAGCGGATCTGGTGACCACGGAGGCCGCCGAGCTGGCCCCGGGCGAGCGCGCCGTCCTGCCCACGGGGATCTCCATCGCGCTGCCCGACGGGTACGCGGCCTTCGTGCACCCGCGCTCCGGGCTCGCCGCCCGCTGCGGAGTCGCCCTCGTGAATGCCCCCGGGACCGTGGATGCCGGGTACCGTGGAGAGATCAAAGTGATCGTGGTCAATCTGGACCCCCGCGAGAGCGTGCGGTTCGAGCGGTACGACCGGATTGCCCAACTGGTCGTCCAGCAGGTCGAGAAGGTCCGCTTCCACGAGGTGGCGGAGCTTCCCGCCTCCGCGCGGGACCAGGGGGGCTTCGGGTCCA encodes the following:
- the dut gene encoding dUTP diphosphatase — translated: MTDAPRRSPLDVLIRRIDPEAPLPSYGHPGDAGADLVTTEAAELAPGERAVLPTGISIALPDGYAAFVHPRSGLAARCGVALVNAPGTVDAGYRGEIKVIVVNLDPRESVRFERYDRIAQLVVQQVEKVRFHEVAELPASARDQGGFGSTGGHAAVGGVQGGNRYASVVTDREGQ
- a CDS encoding DUF4193 domain-containing protein translates to MATDYDTPRKTDDDVDSDSLEELKARRNDKSTSAVDVDEFEQAEGLELPGADLSNEELSVRVLPRQADEFTCMSCFLVHHRSQLAREKNGQPICRDCD
- a CDS encoding response regulator transcription factor; this translates as MRVLVVEDEQLLADAVATGLRREAMAVDVVYDGGAALERVGVNDYDVVVLDRDLPVVHGDDVCRRIVELGMATRVLMLTASGDVSDRVEGLELGADDYLPKPFAFSELTARVRALGRRTTVPLPPVLERSGIKLDPNRREVFRDGKEIQLAPKEFAVLEVLMRSEGAVVSAEQLLEKAWDENTDPFTNVVRVTVMTLRRKLGEPPVIVTVPGSGYRI
- a CDS encoding sensor histidine kinase, whose translation is MATIPPPPAAPPKPTWDPRRPEQSMPWVRPTIRIRLTLLYGGMFLIAGILLLSIIYLLAAQALHVGSELPFKIVSGKVSSDVCNFPDSAQPADFNIAMNACVNHQRQQALDDLLSRSLLALVGLSVIAFAFGYAMAGRVLSPLGRITRTARRVVGTDLARRIELDGPDDELKELADTFDEMLERLERAFTAQQRFVANASHELRTPLAINRTLLEVHLSDPGAPMELQQLGKTLLATNERSEQLVEGLLLLARSDNQLVERKPVDLAEVATRAVDQALSEAEAKGVEIRGERVPAVVQGNGVLLERIALNLVQNAVRYNIPEGGWVEVVTESPPGQAVLVVSNTGPVVPAYEIDNLFEPFRRLRTERTGSDKGVGLGLSIARSVARAHGGRIFAEPREGGGLMMRVTLPV
- a CDS encoding PaaI family thioesterase encodes the protein MTPPPGAVPPVRHPEAPAPGEPLGTHYEHCFGCGGAQPHGLQLSARAGAGVTITAEFTVREAHQGAPGLAHGGVLATALDETLGSLHWLLRVIAVTGRLQTEFLRPVPVGTLLYLEAEVTAVHRRKIYCSATGRLGGPDGPVAVRADALFIEVKVDHFIDNGRPEEIRAAMADPDQVKRARAFEVNP
- a CDS encoding DUF3093 domain-containing protein → MEPSVARYDERLTAPRTWWGIAALISLSGGLMLLPLGPLPLLGGLIGAGALAAAGVSSYGSARIRVVADSLVAGDARIPVAALGEAEVLEGEEAIAWRLHKADPRAFMLLRSYVPTALRVVVTDPEDPTPYLYLSTRDPRALLAALNAVRISSSGTGSGTGTGA